The proteins below come from a single Leptidea sinapis chromosome Z, ilLepSina1.1, whole genome shotgun sequence genomic window:
- the LOC126979265 gene encoding signal peptidase complex subunit 1, translating to MEFFKSIPTHIDYVGQAKAEKLYRAIITLFSIVGFIWGYIVQQFSQSVYILGAGFILASILTVPPWPMYRRNPLNWQNPRNTEEKPSGKKGKK from the coding sequence ATGGAGTTTTTCAAATCGATTCCAACTCATATTGATTATGTTGGTCAAGCCAAAGCAGAAAAACTGTATCGAGCTATCATTACATTGTTTAGCATAGTTGGATTTATATGGGGCTACATAGTGCAACAATTTTCCCAATCTGTTTACATTTTGGGTGCCGGATTTATTTTGGCTTCAATTCTTACAGTGCCACCATGGCCCATGTATCGCCGCAATCCATTGAACTGGCAGAACCCAAGAAACACCGAAGAAAAGCCAAGtggaaaaaaaggaaaaaagtaA